Genomic window (Streptomyces sp. TG1A-60):
CAACGAGCTGCACGTCGAAGGGCTCACGAAGTCCTACGCGACCGGGACCCCGGTCCTGCGAGGCCTCGAACTCACCGTCCCCGCAGGCGCGTTGGCCGCCGTCCTCGGCCCCTCGGGATGCGGCAAGACGACCCTGCTGAGGATCGTGGCCGGGTTCCTGCGGGCCGACGCGGGCACCGTCCGGCTGGGCGGCCGGCTCCTGAGCGGCCCCGGCGTCCACCTGCCGCCCGAGCGGCGCCGTATCGGGATCGTGCCGCAGGAGGGCGCCCTCTTCCCGCACCTGAGCGTGGCGCGGAACGTGGCCTTCGGGATCGCGGGCCTGCCCCGGGGGGAGCGACGGCACCGTACCGAGGAACTGCTGGAACTGGTCGGCCTCGCCGGATACGGCGACCGGATGCCGCACGAACTCTCCGGCGGCCAGCAGCAGCGCGTGGCCCTCGCCCGAGCCCTGGCACCGCGCCCCCAGCTCGTGCTGCTGGACGAGCCCTTCAACGCCCTGGACAGCGCGCTCAGGGCAGGCGTGCGGGCGGACGTGCGGGCCGCGCTGCGGGCGACGGGCGCCACGGCACTCCTCGTCACCCACGACCAGCAGGAAGCCCTCTCCACCGCCGACCTCGTCGCCGTCGTACGGGACGGCCGGGTCGCCCAGCGCGACACCCCGCAGGATCTGTACCGGCGGCCCGCCGACCCCTGGGTCGCGGGCTTCGTCGGGGACGCGGTGCTGCTCCCCGCCACCGTGAACGGCGACGGCACGGCCCACACCGCGCTCGGCGCCGTCCCGCTCGCCGCCCCGCCGGAGGGAACGCGCACCGGGACCCTTCTGCTCCGCCCGGAGCAGCTCCGGCTGACCGGGACGGCCGCCGAGGGCGCGGCACGGGGCACGGTCACCGACGTCTGCTTCTACGGCCATGACGCCATGGTCACGGTCGTCGTGGACGGGCACGACACCCCCGTCGACGTCCGCGTCGCGGGCCCGCTGCCGGTGCGGGCGGGAGACGAGACCGGCATCCGCGTCCTGGGCGAGGCGACACTGCATCGGCCCGACTGACGTCGTGGGGCCACGGCGTCCCGCATGGGTGTACCTGCCCGTCAGTGACCTGACACACGTCTGTGTCGGTCACGTTTCGACACATGCGGATTACGTTTCAACAAAGCGGGACAGGAAGTCTTGACGTATGACATGACATAGAGCTGTTATGGCGGCCACCGTGTTCGGTCGAGTTGGTTTCTGATTGTTTTCGATCAGTAGTCGGCGAGGGCCATGGAGACCGA
Coding sequences:
- a CDS encoding ABC transporter ATP-binding protein, whose translation is MNKPHAKDPHVKDPHTSAPHTSDPHANELHVEGLTKSYATGTPVLRGLELTVPAGALAAVLGPSGCGKTTLLRIVAGFLRADAGTVRLGGRLLSGPGVHLPPERRRIGIVPQEGALFPHLSVARNVAFGIAGLPRGERRHRTEELLELVGLAGYGDRMPHELSGGQQQRVALARALAPRPQLVLLDEPFNALDSALRAGVRADVRAALRATGATALLVTHDQQEALSTADLVAVVRDGRVAQRDTPQDLYRRPADPWVAGFVGDAVLLPATVNGDGTAHTALGAVPLAAPPEGTRTGTLLLRPEQLRLTGTAAEGAARGTVTDVCFYGHDAMVTVVVDGHDTPVDVRVAGPLPVRAGDETGIRVLGEATLHRPD